Genomic segment of Triticum aestivum cultivar Chinese Spring chromosome 6A, IWGSC CS RefSeq v2.1, whole genome shotgun sequence:
aatttgattcgtttccacccttacatgaaccctaactcatttgagccgcatccacATCCGATtcatttccacccttacatgaaccctaactaatttgatgcaactaaaatataaagaaaccctaggcagatgtaggggagagggaggagcaggcgtgctcacctcgggtgcctgcgacgagaaaggggcaggcggcgtcgaggtcggggtcggagctcgggcgcgcggcggatggcggcgtcgatgtcggggtcgggggcggcgttgaatctggggtcgggggcggcgtagagggtgtgcggagagcgcgcggcggccgacgggcgacagcggcggcgagagtggagagctggatttgggggaagtggccgtggggaaggacgaaccccgtggttaagtcagaagtagcagtagcgcgttccagaaaacGCGCTAATGCTacattagctacagcgcgttctgggatacacgctactgctactcctttctctttttcccctttttcatttagtttttttcacattttattttttttcctttcaccttattctatttctttcattttcatttacctttctatttgctttccatttaattttatatcctttagcagtagcgagtttagattaaaacgcgctgctacaaagaaagtagcggtagcgcggttcgatagaggtcgctactactatgtgtagcctatcggccaagccgtgggaattttagtagtaacgtgtttagaacAAGACGCGCTACTGGTAAaactttatctgcagcgcggtttgcacaggcgcgctactgctacttagcaccagcgtgcttctttgacccgcgctactgctaaaattctgtGTATAAGATTTTTCCTAGTAGTAAATTCTTGATTCTATTTGCTGGTCGGAATTTTACTGCTTTTGAAGATGAGGGGAAAGATTGCAAGTCAGTTATGAAGTAAAGTTTACTAATGTGGATCGCAGGTCTAAGTCTCATGGTCGTAGGTGGAAGAAGTTGATTGATGACTATGATCTTTGTTATCGCGATTTCATTACTTAGTTTGCTTGGTGGTGATCTTCATATTGATGGTAGTCTGAGGTTGAAAGATTCTCGTGGTGGTCAAGTTCCTTTGACCACGTCTAGTGTTTGTATCCCCTTTTGCTTATGTTTCCACTCTATGTGTGCTTTTCTGTGAAGTTTATCAAGTATTATGCTATTGATTTATTCAGATGCATGGTTATTTTTAGTAGTTAAGGTCGTTGCTTATCATTGATGTTGAGCAAGTATATTATGTGCAATGTGCAACTTTTTGTTATTTTAGAATATCATGAGTTCTTTGCAATTTTTTGCAAGGTTGAAAGATTCTCATGGTGGTCAACTTTAGTATATCAAGTATATTCTGAGCAAGTATACCATGGATGGGTTATTAGATTTCCTGAAGGTCTGTCCCCACTGATATGTTCCCCACTTGGAGATGAGTTGATGATTAGTCTTTTGACCAACATGGTGGTTGAAGATTCTAGCGAAAATTTGATCGGTTTTGTATTTTTGTGTGTAGATAGTGCACGTACGGTGTAGGATGCTTCTACATGGGTGTTTGAAGAGGGGTAATATCGCCGCATCGGCAAGCATCCACGTGAGTGCTCCGTCTACTCAAACTAAAGCAACTCTTTGTAGGTACGTGATGATCGAACTGTCTATTCCTTTTGGGGGAATTGAATTGTCCATTCTTGGGATAATCTTATATGTTAGCACAGGTGCCTAGTTAAGCATGTGATCGAAGTGACTTTTCcgccgcaaaaaagaaaaaaaatgatgctAGTCTTTTCTTGACGAAGCCGCATATAGTTTTTACTGAGTTGAAAGACATAGATAACTGCACTGTCCCATAAGGTAAAACCATGACAGCACAAGTAAATATATAATACTTTTTTGTTTCTTATATATATTGATCATTATGCGTCGATACAGTACATACTTCTGTAACCACAGTGTGCCCAGGATCGATCTGGTAGCTAGTAGTATCATATCCATTTCATGTGTTGCTAATTCGAAACTCCACTTAGTATGGAGTATCTATGATCTGCATTCGTATGCATCCTTCGTCTTACTTGGAAGAGGGGTTGCCATCTTTTACTCACGCATCTCCTCCTGCACCAAAATATAAAGAAGAAAACAGTGAATTAGTTAGAAGCCTAGCTCTACGTCGCACGTAATCGAAGCTCATAGTGATCGTACGTCCGGTTTGATCACCTGGGTTGACAGATACCAGGCGATTCAGGCCGAGGGCGCCGGGCACACGTACAGCGGCGGCACGCCGCCGTTGTCGCCGCAGCTGCTCATGAGGTCCTGCGGCAGCGTGAGGCCGCAGACGTCGCCCATGAGGGCGAGCGCGCGGTCGACGGGGATGTCAACGCCGATGGCCCGCTCTAGGGTGCGGTTGAAGATGTGGCACAGGCACGCGGGCTGGTCTCGGACGATGGTGCCCAGGCCCTTGCAGCACCCCGCGGGCGCCTTGGACGTGCCCGCGTCCCTGAAGAAGGCCAGGCACGGGCTCAGCTCCAGCAGCGACCCCATGCACGTCGCCGACACGTCCACCGCCGACGGCCTCGGGATGGTGGGCTCCGACGCGATGATGTGCTTCGCCGCCGGCCTCGGGAAGATGGCTCCCGACGGCCTCGAGAAGATGGACTTGGGCTCCGACGCGATGCTCTTTTTCGCCGCATCGGCCGCCGTGGCGACGGCGAGggccagcagcaggaggaggacggAGGCGGCGCAGGGCTTGCTAGACGACGCCATTGCACTTGACTTCGCCGGAAGGGCTTAAGCTAAGCACGTACGTGGATGATTAGCGAGTTTGGCTTGCGAGTCTTGGATGGGCTTAGAGATGCTCACTGGTCCATCTATTTATAGTCAAGGTCTCAAGGAGAGGGCCAGGGCGCAACCATCTGTGAGTTTATTTCATGGTTAGTTCCATGCACGGGTCTTGCGAGCAACACGAAGATGGCATGAATTGCCGAGTCGAGACACGACGCATTTCTAACTCTGGCCGTCTTACCTACTGCAACATAGTCTAAAAGATTAATTTCGAACAAAATAAActtctagagagagagagaaatgcaCGCGGTGAGCATGCATGCTGTTTCAAGGGATTGTTTTGGGGGTGCATGAGACAAGTGATgagcggtggtggtggtgttgcacATGGAAACGCCAGTTTTCACCAGGTTCAGGTTGTTGGTATCAATCTGTCAACGAGAAACAAGCTTCCAGGCAGAGAGATATGCACAGACCTGAAGGCCGGGCGGTTCTTCAATTGTTAAAAATTCAAATGTTAAAAGAAATGGATATATCATTTTAATCTGTGTGCCAACTATGTTGGCTTTGACAAGACCAAAATGGAGAAGTTATTCAACTCCTCTTTGAGATCTCTAAAGACTAACGTGGAGGTTTCCCTATGTTGTTATGCAGATTGGGTTTAAGTGCCAATTATACTATTTTAACTGTAAATAACTTCATTAAGAGCTGTTTTTTTGGCCGCAGATAGCCAGTTTTTACCGAAATTACACTAGTTTGATGGTATAGACAGTGTATTTAAGGAATTTCACATAACATATGATTCAAGCCATCATAACATATAGTACTAATTATATATCGGTTTTGCTATATTGCAGGTGCCTGGAATTTTTTGTTGCGTTAGTTAATTTGTGGGTCATCCATTTCTATGCTAAGATTCGTGTTGGATGTGTTGCTCTTTTGCATTTATTCTCTTTCTTTTTGATGATATGTCTTATCTTATCGGCTCCGGTTCAATGAAACCCTTTTATCCTTCGCCGGCTCAACCCGCATTTTCTTATCCATGcatcccccctcctctgctctcttgtCTCTCCAGTTTCTCCGCTCTTCAGTCGCTCCACTCTCTTGCTGGTCTCTTCTGTGGTCTCGATTATTCTAGGGTTTTGAGATGTGGCATTTTTTTGCTGGTTATCTTCTTTGAAGATTTGATATAGTTCTTTGAGGTTTGGATTCAGTGCTTGTGTGGATTTTGTTCTGTGAAGGGTTTGCTGCCGAGCTTTCCAGAAACCCTAGCTTCCCCGCCCCCTCCCCTACTCCTCGTCCTCAGCTCTTTCCACTGGTATCAGTTTGCTTGATTCTCTGTATTGTACATGAATATCTGATTTATATTATTGTTTGTGATGTATTAGTGATTGGTTATTTCGGTTTGTCTAGTTACCCTagctgattttaattattttattagtATTAGTATTAGTATTGATAGTTGTCGCTTTTAATTCTGTTTCATTCTTGTTGGTTGTGTATTTATGTTCTGGTTAGTCTTTTGTGTGGTATCTAGTTGTTTCTAGTTTTGTGATTTTATTTTTGGTATCTAGATATAATTTTGTTGTTCTCCTTTTAATGATTGAACTCTTTATGtttttttgaacattactacacacacaagcgctcatatacacgcgcatacactcacccctatgaatgcacacacgcacaccccacccctatgagcacctcctaAAGACTGAGTCGACATAtcatttacgaagtcaccgtaggcaccttgtcatcgacgggaacgtctcccccccactgaatgcacatcgctggaaatcctgaaataaatccaggaataaatgcgagcaccaggatttgaaccctggtgggctggggataccacagtcacTCTAACCATCCAACAACAGGTTGGCTCGCAACTCTTTATGTTTTAAATGTAGTATTTTAGTGTACTATTTTAAAATATAGTTTTAATTGTGTATTGATAGTCTGATTTCATCATTATCCCGCAGGTAGCTATGTCTTGCGGTGTTTGCCAGAACtttgactgttgggaaacgtagtagaaaataaAAGAAATCACCCTATGATCGCCCAGGAACAATACGAAGATGCATATAAGGCTTGTTTCAACGACCGTTACCGACTCTAGAGTGCAACAGAAGTAGACTAGTCAGTGttgatcgtacttggagtccctcgtaCCATAGATGAACGATCCACGAATTGTCCACGAACGATCCCTCGAACAGAAGATCGAAAGCACGACCTCTTTATTTGGTCACAAgcgtacaatcttcacgatccggcagcacTTCGCCGTCCAAAGCTAATCGTCGCCGGAGAATCAGAGGGAGGAGATTTGAACCACACTATGCTTGTAATTATGAGGATTACAAGATCTTGGTTAagctctaattgatcaactagaaccactagtagaaaaacgacctaATGTTCACctcattagtcctggttcaatTACGGACCGGCACTAatatgaccattagtgccggttccaaagGCTAGGAGGGCAGCACTCATTAGTCTCGGTTCATGTtgaacctctagtaccggttcgtgccacgaaccgtgactaaagaggtggtggctcAAGAGGAACTAGAGGAGGCTCTAAAACTTGTATACACAAAAGGgacaatacctcaagtatatataggttacAAGGGGAGAGAGGGGCTGTCACCAAGTAGGGAAAGTCCCTCCTTGAGGCGCCAATCAAGGGAGGGGAGGAGGAATCCCCCCACTCCAATTCGGCCTTCCCTGTAGgaaaggggagggggggggggtgtgccaCTTCCACTTGGGCCTTTGTGGCCCAAGTTGTCTTCCACCTCTTGGACTTTTAAGACCTGTTGATATTAAATTTAATATAAAATCCTCCTAACAATTTCTAGAgctttttattattaatttaacatcatgggagacattttccacctatatattatttacaGGGAATATCCGGTATTGCCGAATAAACTTTGAAATCCTTCCAGTGACCTCGAAATGCTTTCGGTTCCTCTCAAAACTATTCtgaatattgatacgtctccaacgtatctacttttccaaacactttttgcccttgttttggactctaacttgcatgatttgaatggaactaacccggactgacgctattttcagcagaattgccatggtgttatttttgtgcagaaataaaagttctcggaatgacctgaaaatcaatggagaatatttttggaatatataaaaaattctggcgaaagaatcaaggccaggggacccacaccctatccacgagggtgggggcacgcctaccccctgggcgccccctgcctcgtgggccccctgatgctccaccgacctcaactccaactctatatattcacgttcggggagaaaaaaaatcagagagaaggattcatcgcgttttacgatacggggccgccgccaagctctaatctctcccgagagggctgatctggagtccgttcggggctccggagaggggaatccatcaccatcgtcatcatcaaccttcctccatcaccaattttatgatgctcaccgccgtgtgtgagtaattgcatcgtaggcttgctggacggtgatgggttggatgagatttatcatgtaatcgagttagttttgttagggtttgatccctagtatccattatgttctgagattgatgttgctatgactttgctatgcttaatgcttgtcactagggcccgagtgccatgatttcagatctgaacccattatgttttcatgaatatatgtgagttcttgatcctatcttgcaagtctatagtcacctattatgtgttatgatccgttaagcccgaggtgacaataatcgggatacttaccggtgatgaccgtagtttgaggagttcatgtattcactaagtgttaatgttttggtctggtactctattaaaaggaggtcttaatatcccttagttttcaataggaccccgctgccacgggagggtaggacaaaatatgtcatgcaagttattttccataagcacgtatgactatattcggaatacatgcctacattacattgatgaactagagctagttctgtgtcaccctatgttataactattgcatgaggaatcgcatccgacataattatccatcactgatccattgcctacgagctttccatatattgttcttcgcttatttactttcccgttgctattgctatcatcactacaaaataccaaaaacattacttttactattgttaccttttgctgtcgttatcaccactatcatgataatattattgcctctatgacATATTTCCAACATTGAGTGCTCTGGTGTTGTGTTGGGCGTGCAGCATAGATTCTTCACCGTGGCTTTGCCCCATTGTTATGACCATTGTGCGGTTTGATTAATGTTTTATTTCTCCTTCATTTAAATGTTTATTTCTAGTTCTTCTATGATTGATTATTTATTTTTATAGGTAATAGTCCTTGTTCTGTGTTTTGCATTGGTTGTGCAAGTACTGTCTAAGTTGTGTGTATGTATTAGGTTATATGCTTGTTGTTAGGTTCTAGCTGTTATCATCCTAGATTTAATTTTATTGCTAGTTTTGTAAAAGCTACTCTCTCCCCTCCTGTTGGTCAGCTATTACTTAGTTTAGTATGTTTTGCTCTTGTAATTTAACTTTTGTTGCTCGTCTGTTTGATGTTTGCTCACCTATTATTTTAACAATGACTTGCTcttttgttattatatagtgtatATATTTTTGCTTATTTTCTATTTGGAATTTTTTTGCAGTATGTCCCATGCTATTAGAGGCAACAATTGTTGATTCTATTTGCTGGTCGGAAGCTTACTGCTTTTGAAGATGAGGGACAAACTGCAATCCTTTGTTTGTAACGAATGAGACTCTCAGTAATGAATTGAAGCTTACCGATGTGGATCGCATGTGTAAGTCTCATGGTCCTAGGTGGAAGAATTTGATTGATGAGTATGATCTTCGTTATCGCAATTTCATTACTTAGTTTGCTTGGTGATGATCTTCATACTGATGTTATCTGGGGCTGAAAGATTCTCGTGGTGGTCAAGTTCCTTTGCCCAAGCCTAGTGTTCGTATGTGTTCTATGCATATCCCCCTTTGCTTATGTTTTCACTCTATTCATGTGTCCTTTTCTGTGAAGTTTATCAAGTATTATGCTATTGATTTATTCAAATGCATGGTTATTTTTAGTAGTTAAGGTTGTTGTTTATCATGATGTTGAGCAAGTATATTATGTGCAGTATGCAATTTTTTGTTATTTTAGAATATCTTGAGTTGTTTGCAATTTTTTGTAAGGTTGAAAGATTCTCATGGTGGTCAATTTTAGTATATCAAGTATATTCTGAGCAAGTATACCATGAGTTATTAGATTTCCTGAAGGTTTGTCCCCAGTTAGAGTATGGTGATGAATTGATATGTTCTCCACTTGGAGATGAGTTGATGGTCTTTTGACCAACACGGTGGTTGAAGATTCTAGTGAAAATTTGATCGGTTGTGTATTTTTGAGCGTACATAGTGCACGTACGGTGTAGGATGCTTCTACATGAGTGCTTGAAGAGGGGTAATATCGCCGCATCGGCAAGCATCCATGTGAGAGTTTCATCTACTCAAACTCAAGTACCTATTTGTAGGTACGTGATGGTCAAACTGTCTATTCCTTTTGGGGGAATTGTATTGTCCATTCTTGGAATAATCTTATATGTTAGCACAGGTGCCTAGTTAAGCATGTGATCGAAGTGACTTttccccgcaaaaaagaaaaagatgATGCTAGTCTTTTCTTGAGGAAGCCGCATTTATTTTTTGCTGAGTTGAAAGACATAGATAATTGCACTATCCCATAAGGTAAAACCATGAGAGCACAAGTAAATATATAATACTTTTTTGTTTCTTATATATTGATCATTATGCGTGGAGACAGTACATACTTCCGTAACCACAGTATACCCAGGATCGATCTGGTAGCTAGTAGTATCATATCCATTCCATGTGATGCTAATTCGAAACTCCAATTAGTATGGAGTATCTATGATAAGCTGCATTCGTATGCATGCATCCTTCGTCTTGCTTGGAAGAGGGGCTGCCATCTTTTACTCACGCATCTCCTCCTGCAcgaaaaatacaaagaaaaaacagTGAATTAGTTAGAAGCCTAGCTCTACGTTGCACGTAGTCGAAGCTCCTAGTGATCATACGGCCGGTTTGATCACCTGGGTTGACAGATATCAGGCGATTCAGGCCGAGGGCGCCGGACACACGTACAGTGGCGGCACGCCGCCGTTGTCGCCGCAGCTGCTCATGAGGTCCTGCGGCAGCGTGAGGCCGCAGACGTCGCCCATGAGGGCAAGCGCGCGGTCGACGGGGATGTCGACGCCGATGGCACGCTCCAGGGTGCGGTTGAAGATGTAGCACAGGCACGCCGGCTGGTCTCGGACGATGCTGCCCAGGCCCTTGCAGCACCCCGCCGGCGCCTTGGACGTGCCCGCGTCCCTGAAGAAGGCCAGGCACGGGCTCAGCTCCAGCAGCGACCCCATGCACGTCGCCGACACGTCCACCACCGCCGACGTCGGGACGGGGGGCTCGGTCACGATGACCTTCGCCACCGGCCTCGGGTTGGCCTCCGACGCGATGCTCCGCTTCGCCGCGCTGGCCGGCGCTGACGTCGGGACCGGGGGCTCCGTCACGATGACCTTCCCCACCGGCCTTGGGTTGGCCTCCGACGCGATGCTCC
This window contains:
- the LOC123130303 gene encoding non-specific lipid-transfer protein C6-like; the protein is MASSSKPCAASVLLLLLALAVATAADAAKKSIASEPKSIFSRPSGAIFPRPAAKHIIASEPTIPRPSAVDVSATCMGSLLELSPCLAFFRDAGTSKAPAGCCKGLGTIVRDQPACLCHIFNRTLERAIGVDIPVDRALALMGDVCGLTLPQDLMSSCGDNGGVPPLYVCPAPSA
- the LOC123130304 gene encoding uncharacterized protein, which codes for MASSSKACAAALLLLLALAVATAAGASKRSIASEANPRPVGKVIVTEPPVPTSAPASAAKWSIASEANPRPVGKVIVTEPPVPTSAPASAAKRSIASEANPRPVAKVIVTEPPVPTSAVVDVSATCMGSLLELSPCLAFFRDAGTSKAPAGCCKGLGSIVRDQPACLCYIFNRTLERAIGVDIPVDRALALMGDVCGLTLPQDLMSSCGDNGGVPPLYVCPAPSA